Below is a window of Cataglyphis hispanica isolate Lineage 1 chromosome 2, ULB_Chis1_1.0, whole genome shotgun sequence DNA.
ttcaagtagGTTTCATAATCGTTTACTCTTATTTTAATACGACAGAGATTAATAGGATTCCAGTCTTCACATGCTAAAAATTGTGTATCTATAACTATATTATCATACAGATTGTTTCATCATTATTAGTTAAATAGCTTATTctttgacaaatttaatatcgatttgttttaataatcagAATATCAgaagtttgttttttaatgtactttacataaatatatattttgctttaacagatattttatttctagaatttaataaaatatttataaagtttaatatgtgtttatattaagaaattataactATTCTTTCTCTATATAATAGCTCATCAAATCATTGTTAAGTAAAAATCAACCTTGAATTAAAGTATGtcgttttaattttgtataatggTGCCGAGACATGCTATATGGGAGTTTTATAACTCAAGCGTATATTttcatacttaaaaaaattgtttaaaccaAATTTCTCActtaatattacacaattaaCTTAtggatataagaaataattggaCCAGCTATAACTTGTGCGGCGCGTTAAACAAACGTAAGGAGagaatatactatattacTAACACAAAAATGAGCAAAATATATAGCGATATTGTACTAACGATAAGTGCAAAgtgttaaaattcaaaattcataTCAAAGTAGGTAGACTGCAAATTAAactagaatatattaaagaaattatatataaaatctatagaaTGGggactatatatatttcctcaacatcatatattataggaatataaatttacaaataaaaattagttatttaatttcttatagcattttataatctaatattctaaattaatccGCTGAATTTTACTatgaacagaaaaaaaaaatattgtttttactatttttttccaattctcTTTGTACTGTAGTTTTATAGTTAATGCCTATTATTTTCATAGCAACCAAAAACGATATAACATGTAGGCattttgtcatataaaatGTACTACAATAATTTACTATACTTACATGAGAAACTGGTCCGAACTGTTCCAAAGCATATATTTCGTGTTTTACTCAATACATTAAGAGCTGAATCAGTGCGTGACCATAAATTTGTTACcttgtttctctttttgacTACATTTCCTCTcctttatatacttaatagaCATTTTACAGCCGGTCCAGTAATTTTCTTACGTCCATGAATCTATTTATACAAACTTTTCACGTAGATAtattcattcatatatatatttactgatGTATTTTTAACTTATCTCCTTCTAATTTTAACtgttcatattattttgtacattgttatttcaaaaatttctaatttttgtaaCCTGAGTTCATCCATAAAATACAATCATCCATAAGATAAGATGCATTTGCATGCCTAATGCTAAAAGATATACGTTTAACGAATTTTTTCACAGTAATatgttcattattataattctttaattgatatatattggattctaattttttgtgtacataaacacagataattttttaaattgttaacaaattagatttttttgaattattatttgcacgtAATCTCCTTTTTCTATATAtgctaaaataaatcaatttaaacattgcattttatttgattaatttgtgGAGATTTAAACGCTAACTGACATTTGTTTAGCTTTCccctcttttttctctatattttatattacattaggCAGTTGATTTAACTAGCTTTTAACACCTAAAAACTCcataaatcaaaatagaataaataaaaggatAGAGGCAAAGAATCAATCAGATATGATCAGTGATCATCGTTACATGTTCGGATAAATAGCATAATACGGGTTCTTGAACTGTTTCGAATTGTATACATTCGGATCCTCTACGGCGAACGGTTGAATCACGTTGGCGGGCACGGTTTTCTGATTGTGCACATTCGCCATCATATATTGTGGCGTGGATACGACCTGACCTACCGTCGCCTCCTCCACCAATTTTCTCTGAGAATAGATCAGTAGTTGAGGCATAGACGTGTCATTCTGCTGCGATGTATTATCTGTCGCAGAGACTGCAAACGTGGTCGTCGTGGAGTTGGATAGCTGCTGCGCTTTGCACTTCTTCGTGTGGGCGTACAATGATCCGGCATTATTGTAGCTTTTGGTACAAAGTTTGCATACATACGGTCGCTGACCGGTATGCGTGTACGTGTGCTCATTTAACGAGGTCAGTCGTCGGAAAGACTTGGCGCAGACATTACAATGATACTTGGCCTCACCGGTGTGCATGGTGATGTGTCGCGCTAGGGTATTGGCTCGGGCGAATGCTCTGCTACAGTATTGGCAGATATACGGTTTCTCACCACTGTGGGTTCTCAAATGCAGCTGTAAGTATGTGCTTTTGGTGAAAGCGCGACTACATGTGTTGCACACGTACGGCTTGATGCCAGTGTGTGTCCGCATATGCGCTACTAGCGAACCACTCTGGGCAAAACACTTGCTGCACTTCTCGCAGAGAAATCGCTTCTGCGTATCTTTCACTCGTTTGTGCCTCTCCACATGGTTCGCCAGAGATTGAGCCTGTGCGAAGGCTTTCGGACAGAGCGCACATTTATGCGGCCTGTTATGCCGGTCctataacaaaatatgtagtagttttgttaaaattactatttttatttattactttatttttttttattagagaaaaataataacataatttttgttataacttCATTAATACTTtcgaataaacaaaataagtatacaatattcataaataatattataaaaacaaacttGCCTTCTTTCGACTCTCGGAATTTTCGTTGACTTTATTCTCATTATCCTCATCGTCATCATTCTCATCGTCAGTGTTGCCGAATATTTCCTCCTTATGCTTTGATTGTTCGTGATCCTTCAGCTTGTCAATCCTTGAGAATCCTTTCCCGCAGGTCGAGCAGTTGAATTTCAAGCCACTATGCGTCGAAATGTGCCTTTTCAGGTTCCTCTTTGTGGCAAAAAGCTTACCGCACTGCGTACATTGTAGACTTTCGATCGGCAAATCActatcgtcgtcgtcctcttcttcctcctcctcttcggATTCATTTTCTCTGAACGTAGGTGTCCTTTCTTTCTGCTCATTTGTTGTCTTATTTGCATACTGATCGAGTACGTCACCCGAAATCTCCTCATTATATTCGGGATGACTTTTGGCATGTGATAGAAAGgacttttgatatataaattgctttGAGCAAACTTTGCAtgtaaacttaaaattttttttctcctctctcgtGCCGTCCAACACGTTGCCGCTTCTAGTAACTTTTGCCGatgttttaacttttttatcttcGTTAGTTTCTTGCGACGTTTTATCGTCCGTCGAATGATTGTAAAGCAGGTGACTCTTCAGCTTAGCCATGCTTGAAAATTGCTTGTCACATAAATAACATACATAACGCAGTTTCGTCTTATGTTTATGCTTGTGTATGTGCACGATCACATGTCGCTGTAACGCCTTTTTCGTTGCAAACGTTCTCATGCAAATCACACATTTGTGATAACATTTTGTCCTATTTATCAGTGGCTTCTCCTCCTCGTCACTGCAGTTCATAACGTTCTTCATATCTTGATTATCTGTTTCTGACATTGCAGTCTGCTTCGAAACATCGTGATCATTGAAATCCTCGAACGACCCATCATTCTTAACTTCGATCTTTAATGtgtcttttctattttcatccATTAAATTTTCTGGTGTGTTGTTAGTCTCaggtaatattaattgttcctGCTTGATGCATTTGTCATCTGTTGTCGAGTTAGACAATCGATTTGATTGATTGTTGAGCATATCATCCATTTGTGCTTCGTGACATAAGGCTACTTCTACTATTTCATTGCTATGCATATTCTGTTTGAGCACAATGTATTGCGCATTTTCTCCATTTGGTACTATAATTTCCTCTGTCTTCTGTATAAACTCATCATTTATACAAGATTCATTGTTAATTATCGCATCAGACTGAATAGTGCTATTATCTAATGTAACAATATCATGGTGTGAATAGATTTTCTGCTCCATGACATGATTATCTTTTTCACAGGAGTCTACATtagataaatttgtaattatatgtttcatcATTGTTTTAACGTCCTTTGCATGCTTGTCATCCAGCATAGACCGAACCTGTGACTTCAGGATCTGACGTAGCTTCACATCGGAATCTTGAATCTGACATTTAAAGTCATAGGACATATCGAGCAGACGGTTGCAAGATAAACAAATAGAAGCTGGAAGACCATCTCCCTCCTCCACctgaaaattgtgaaaatttctAGTTAGTTCAACAatactttgttattattttttttaaataataatattttaaataaattcagcgTTGATCAGAAACAACAATATTCATCTGCATTCGCAACAATGTGTCGGAATAGTTGAAATAACAAAAGTAAGCATCCAAAATTGTGACAAAGATTTTGAATTTCAAGCTTAAAGTGGCGATTCGAAATAAACGAAAACTAACCTGCACGGCGGCGATTGCCATCATCTTCTCCGGTATTCCGTTATGGAACACCTGACACGAGTCCATGCAGGACTTGAGACAGATACGGCACTCATCGCCCTCAATTCGCTCTGCGTGAGCCATGTTATTCATCATCATGTCATCGTTCGAAACTGCCATTGAGAGGTGATCGGAGAGataatttacaatctacaaccAAGAACACAACGCAGCCACTCGCTACTCACTACGTGCCATTGTGCGGCCACCATTTGCTCCGACGTGATCGACCTTGGGTTTCGATAGATCGACAAGACACGGATGCTGCCTGAagagattttgaaaatttccgcGGAAAATAAAGAGGAAAGACATCGAGTAGTTATGGTTTTCATCTTTAAAGCAacaggaaaaagaaaattatcatatttttatagttataaattaagcgcatatacagggtgtccggcgatcaatcgcatcaccgtcgtatgcaggtagagcagataaaactgaggagaaaagtcctgtatcattttttctataacgcttaataagagagttattattgagtaaagtctggcaaTTCAGCGCCGATCTGTGAGTAGGAACGACGAGAAGAGACGTCTTACTGTAATGCAATATTAGGCGCGCGGTGAAATGGTGAGAGGAGTGTTCTACATGCTCGTACGTAGCCTTCATAGAGCCCCTCCCACCACTTCGTCGCGCATCTAGTATCACATTACAGTAGGATATTTCTTCTCATCGCACGTATATAAGGCACGGATTggccgatcttttttaatgaatatctcaataattattagaaaaatcgtaaaatggtaaaggactttcctaTTCACTTTGACATCCTTTACGCACATGATGgatgatccgcgaattatgggacaccctatatatatgtatatatatatatatatatattctttatgtatcccaattcttattttaaatataaatatcgaaaacaaaaaaaagaattcttatcttttttatctatttcgaTATCCTTATCCTCTCAATCTcctaaaattaaatctgtaaatatctaaaaaaaataatttatatttatagatttttacatctacaaagaatatataatgacaatgTAACAAATCAAGCTTTAATTTatgatcattaaaataaatctatcataataaatattaaaacaataaaaatgtgaaaacaaatatataacattattgatGTATCAGATAAGCTTTGTATTCATTATTCGTTTTAcgcttttatcatatatttttactttaaaaaaaatttattccataTATGGAATGATTGATCATGGTGAACCAACAACATGTAACATTATGTTTTACctttattgagatatttatatatacacataaattttatttatccgtACATTACAGCTGTGTCTTACAAAGTatcataagataatatttctatacagAGTATTCTGCAATTGTTGTTACAATCGAGAAGGGgtaatgattttaaatgataaataaattgaaattgtaaaatgtaatgtttTCATGCGAAGCTTTCTAAGAAAATCGATTTTGCAAGATGGGAAATTAatgattctttctctctttatttaacttgaataataaatttgaataatccTTTGTATTCGATCATTAAATTCATCTCAGTTATCTATCAGAAtatgaatagaaaataatgcaaaattttaattagaaaaataaagacgtaagatcttcatattttttacatataattttcagatatttaaattacttttaattcttttcaacgAGATGTTACCCCATACACAagaccctgtatatatatttatatacataagaattttttcatcCTATGCTAAGTAATTGTACAACATCAGTCTTTAACGAAACGCTCGCTTCTCGTGAATACACGAAActttctctcgctttctcaTTCTCTTTGCATTTTTGTCATCTCTCGTCTCCAATTTCGTTACAAAAATTCATCCTTTAATTCCAATAATCACTCTCTATCTAATATCTGTACATACTTTACAACTTGGCATCTGATTCTTctgtttctttataattttttttagagatggatgatattcttatttaatgaCTATGCACAATTAACAACAGCTTGTCACTTAGTATCTGAATTCCTTGCACATATGTTTACAATTGACAACAGTATCATAATGAAGGCTCAACatgatattaacaattatatatcagTGATGTTCtaaaagcatatttttcttatatattaagcAAATTAGAACTAATCTTTGAATTAAATGAGACAActcatttattacatattttttttttaattttcaagatactaattttaacaatataattttttatatatttttattaaaacttattttaaacaaacaaaagTCAAGagtccttttttatttctgaattatctataattatgcgacttataaaattttatataaacattgcaTAATTTGTCACATTATTTAATCGCTAAACGCCAAGCTCCActgataatgaataaaataaaatcacagcttttttttacgtatagCAAGAGATCATCCtaaataattgatgaaatatacacatatattttaattattaatccacAACATAATTTTCGGTTCTCGTGattgaaattgatataaacCAAATATCATTGATCGAGTACAAGTATAAGTATGActtcaaaaaatgatatattataattaattaataaaagtttttgaaCGTCATACAATTGTGTGCGCAGGAAATATATTGAGTTTAACTCTAAAACgttgatataaaatgttaacttttatttcaatatcagaAAATTAGCCATATTGTgtagaaataatatcatatattaataattgataaaaatataatgaaatgtacgtatttggaaatattatcataatcttaagtgtattatcataaattgtttaagtattttaaagattaaaattatgatcttTTATTATGCTTTAACGAGAACAAATATGGGaaattacgtaaaaataaaaattgaataaattgaaaaaattaaacgattCTTTTGATGAGTTTTTTAACGATTCTTACAGCATtcgtttcaattaaaatagaaaaattaacgtTTTCTTTCCACATCTCTTATCCAATAATTTCCTTAAAGTCAacaaattcgattttttagtattttactttaaaattaactatatGTACGTTTCaggataattcaaaaaatgaataatgaaaaatgtaaaaactgTATCTGATAACAGATCTATGAAAGATGTACGGTAAGTATATCTACGTTTTTGTATAATGATTTTGTAACTCTTTTGCTAAAGattgtacaatatatgatgttatatataactaattaatttaaacgctCGTAAATGTACATCTACGACCTATGGTTCGATATGTACACAACGGCGCGATATCtttctacataaataaaatggaaactaTCAGAACAGCCTAACACACGCTCTAGTTTTCTGATATTCTAACATTAACATTCTTGTTTTTGTCTAAGAGTAAATTTGACCAAATATACGTTGCTTCATTAAGGAATAATATTGCGCCTTATCGCATACTAGCGAGATATCAGTGAGGAAAATTGTGAGataaaaatctgataaaatcGGATTATTGAAGTATATGAGGAAATGTAGTAAAATTgtcatataaagaatatatactgAATAGAATTgtcacaataataaaattatatcttagacataatttacaaatattatgtttaattttaaaaatgtcgccagtaaataaattaataaacaagtgtttatacgaccaaactggcaatttattgtttgattattatatcacgacgtttcgaccatatggttttggtccttatcaagtgaaagttataattaaaaagtagaaagagaaaaatcgaaatgtcaaactgacattgtgtcaaccactatgtttggaatactgagatcaactaaactgATTTTAGTTGTaggtttagttgatctcagtattccaaacatagtggttgacacaatgtcagtttgacatttcgatttttctctttctactttttaattataactttcacttgataaggaccaaaaccatatggtcgaaacgtcgtgatataataatcaaacaataaattgccagtttggtcgtataaacacttgtttaataatttacaaagctgttcaaaaaaatttacggacttatttcaaaagaatttaaaacattattatttatactcttctttctctctctttctctttctgtatgtttgaatatatatatttttcttcaaaataatctttctatgCAATTACATATTTCTGTCATGAGTATTCGCGAAACtgttaaaagtattattgaGAATAACTTTaccaattttttcaaatttttgcagTAAAACAAGATTCAGAaacacttaaaatttttataaattataatacagcTAATtccaagaatttttaaaagctaTCTGGCACAATTTCATATAACAAATGTTGTTGTAGCAAATATGAAACTGAAGAAACATAGAACATTGTAACCATTCGTAGCATTTCAAAGATTCATTatgaatacaatttaatttaatttttatatttaataatttatttattatttatttatttattaatgatcttaataagtattaaatatataagacacATATGTtccaagagaaaattattttatattaaataataaattatcatttttggtaatatttcttaaagagatgcaataatataaaaataaaataattggtgTAGTTTTCAATATTACTGTTAAAGAATCATTATCTGATATAACATCGCATAAAAGTTTAGTAAAAcatcaaacaaaaaataattaataaaatctaattatagaATTCAATATCGAAATACTTATCACAATGTTACAAACGCTCAATAGGAGTTTTATTAAAGGTTTAGAATGGAAATGTGTCGAAACTTTTATGGAGTGgatctatattatttgcacGACAAGAATcagataagataatttatttctaacaaaaacataataatcacATTTGAAGCGACTTAAAAACGTCTAGC
It encodes the following:
- the LOC126856688 gene encoding zinc finger protein 189-like, with product MAVSNDDMMMNNMAHAERIEGDECRICLKSCMDSCQVFHNGIPEKMMAIAAVQVEEGDGLPASICLSCNRLLDMSYDFKCQIQDSDVKLRQILKSQVRSMLDDKHAKDVKTMMKHIITNLSNVDSCEKDNHVMEQKIYSHHDIVTLDNSTIQSDAIINNESCINDEFIQKTEEIIVPNGENAQYIVLKQNMHSNEIVEVALCHEAQMDDMLNNQSNRLSNSTTDDKCIKQEQLILPETNNTPENLMDENRKDTLKIEVKNDGSFEDFNDHDVSKQTAMSETDNQDMKNVMNCSDEEEKPLINRTKCYHKCVICMRTFATKKALQRHVIVHIHKHKHKTKLRYVCYLCDKQFSSMAKLKSHLLYNHSTDDKTSQETNEDKKVKTSAKVTRSGNVLDGTREEKKNFKFTCKVCSKQFIYQKSFLSHAKSHPEYNEEISGDVLDQYANKTTNEQKERTPTFRENESEEEEEEEDDDDSDLPIESLQCTQCGKLFATKRNLKRHISTHSGLKFNCSTCGKGFSRIDKLKDHEQSKHKEEIFGNTDDENDDDEDNENKVNENSESRKKDRHNRPHKCALCPKAFAQAQSLANHVERHKRVKDTQKRFLCEKCSKCFAQSGSLVAHMRTHTGIKPYVCNTCSRAFTKSTYLQLHLRTHSGEKPYICQYCSRAFARANTLARHITMHTGEAKYHCNVCAKSFRRLTSLNEHTYTHTGQRPYVCKLCTKSYNNAGSLYAHTKKCKAQQLSNSTTTTFAVSATDNTSQQNDTSMPQLLIYSQRKLVEEATVGQVVSTPQYMMANVHNQKTVPANVIQPFAVEDPNVYNSKQFKNPYYAIYPNM